Proteins encoded together in one Anopheles darlingi chromosome 3, idAnoDarlMG_H_01, whole genome shotgun sequence window:
- the LOC125957195 gene encoding transcription initiation factor TFIID subunit 4-like isoform X3, whose translation MASANNFLEEALKSAVDESAVNAIVGTLENQLDVNTNLVQQVGSVGKSETGAGTGESGVKIQSSAKHETAAASPKRDLVGGLANGEKIVVSNNNTITANNNTASKSVLPKPPPRNNSGSVVIAGGGARGGGNINIISQQIVVPPPPFNVPPTSQKQLQTSSNMPKNEPVKLVYPANMNNNRVTLTPGLSNGTITVSQPQPQSGNGGVSGPPTPTLIIKNQQTNAVMNPGTPGIVTVSKPMNNQATPNIVGLPGVQIVNVRPGAQPTQAQQKTVAAVSPRVVIGSQPIVSTRPPNASAITLSALQGQQGSTLLLKNEQGQFQLLRIGPAPTGTQITPASLTPSSTNQTIRLQTVPATHASGTGTIIVSSHSGTTTQTNYISTQPTPVASVAPVPALAAQQNITITHTSASPATVLSTQQQPQQQPQQQQQQHSSTGSVGGQQTSQQQQQQPTVVVTTTPAVTQQRNSLDNTKEKCSKFLTNLIELSKREPTKVEQNVRTLIQELVDANVDPAEFCERLERLLNASPQPCLIGFLKKSLPLLRQSLVTKEITIEGINPPSAAVAFAGTALSSIPAQIRPVAPTIVSQGSMIGQTQIRMLTTQSGVTTLPRIGQTTIRPAAPIRIQTPLQQQSTVASGGTTIVGQPRTTTLTAQQIRPNVTTIGHTTIVQTAGQQLPQTISTTPPALLPVSGNAKFNASAQQQNLSGAAAASAKKKASASAASSAGTEQDASKRAGASAQSQFYHHHAAMYGEDDINDVAAMGGVNLAEETQRILGSTEFVGTQIRSCKDEVFLHLPALQSRIRNIIARHGLEEPSNEVAVLISHACQERLKNVVEKLAIIAEHRIDIIKVDPRYEVTKDVRGQIKFLEELDKAEQKRHEEQEREMLMRAAKSRSKTEDPEQAKLKAKAKEMQRAEMEELRQRDANLTALQAIGPRKKPKLEEGSSTSATPGASGIGSLSGKAPTPLRPRIKRVNLRDMLFYMEQERESCRSQMLYKAYLK comes from the exons ATGGCGTCCGCCAACAATTTTTTAGAAGAAGCCCTGAAATCTGCGGTCGATGAATCTGCGGTGAACGCGATCGTGGGAACGCTCGAAAACCAGCTGGATGTCAACACGAATCTAGTGCAACAAGTCGGGAGTGTCGGGAAATCGGAAACGGGTGCGGGAACGGGCGAGAGTGGCGTGAAAATCCAGTCCAGTGCAAAACACGAGACCGCGGCGGCGTCGCCCAAGCGAGATCTCGTCGGTGGCCTCGCGAACGGTGAAAAAATAGTGGTGTCCAACAACAATACCATCACGGCGAATAACAACACCGCGAGCAAAAGTGTCCTGCCAAAGCCGCCGCCACGGAATAATTCGGGTTCGGTCGTGATAGCGGGTGGGGGAGCGCGGGGAGGCGGAAatatcaacatcatcagccaACAAATCGTGGTGCCTCCTCCGCCGTTTAACGTTCCTCCCACCAGTCAGAAGCAGCTGCAGACGTCTTCGAATATGCCAAAGAATGAGCCCGTGAAGTTGGTGTATCCCGCGAATATGAACAACAACCGCGTTACGCTGACTCCCGGGCTGTCGAACGGCACGATCACGGtttcgcagccgcagccgcagtcgGGAAACGGCGGAGTTTCGGgaccgccgacgccgacgctgATCATcaaaaaccagcaaaccaacgCCGTCATGAACCCGGGAACGCCGGGCATCGTGACGGTTTCCAAGCCGATGAACAATCAG GCAACACCAAACATTGTCGGTTTACCTGGTGTACAAATTGTAAATGTTAGACCTGGCGCACAACCCACACAAGCACAGCAAAAAACTGTTGCCGCTGTATCACCTAGAGTTGTCATTGGTAGCCAGCCAATAGTTAGTACTAGACCACCAAACGCAAGCGCT ATCACATTAAGTGCCCTTCAAGGACAGCAAGGCTCAACGTTACTGCTAAAGAATGAGCAGGGTCAGTTCCAGTTGCTTCGGATTGGACCGGCCCCAACCGGGACCCAAATCACGCCTGCCAGTCTGACGCCGTCGTCCACGAACCAAACGATACGATTGCAAACAGTACCAGCT ACCCATGCATCTGGTACGGGAACGATCATTGTGAGTTCACATTCAGGTACGACAACGCAGACGAACTATATCTCAACACAGCCCACACCGGTCGCTTCGGTAGCACCGGTGCCGGCGCTAGCTGCACAGCAGAATATCACCATTACGCATACATCGGCGTCGCCAGCGACAGTGTTGAGcactcaacaacaaccacaacaacaaccacaacaacagcagcaacaacatagcTCCACGGGGAGTGTGGGTGGTCAACAGacgtcccagcagcagcaacaacaacctacGGTTGTGGTTACAACGACACCCGCCGTAACCCAGCAGCGAAACTCCTTAGATAATACCAAAGAAAAGTGCAGCAAATTTCTGACGAATCTAATCGAGCTGTCAAAGCGTGAACCGACCAAGGTGGAACAAAATGTGCGTACGCTGATACAGGAGCTGGTTGATGCAAACGTGGATCCGGCGGAATTTTGTGAACGTCTCGAGCGGTTACTCAACGCCAGTCCGCAACCatgtttgattggttttttaAAG AAAAGTCTACCACTGCTTCGGCAATCGCTAGTAACTAAAGAGATAACCATCGAAGGTATCAACCCACCCTCTGCAGCAGTTGCTTTCGCCGGTACCGCCTTATCCTCCATTCCT GCCCAAATTCGTCCTGTTGCGCCGACGATTGTTTCGCAAGGCAGTATGATCGGTCAAACACAGATCCGCATGTTAACCACACAATCTGGCGTGACAACACTGCCACGGATCGGCCAAACCACGATCCGGCCTGCGGCTCCGATCCGAATACAAACACcactgcagcaacagtcgACGGTAGCGTCAGGCGGAACAACTATTGTAGGACAACCGCGTACCACTACACTCACTGCGCAACAGATACGACCAAACGTGACAACGATCGGCCACACGACGATCGTGCAGACGGCGGGCCAGCAGCTTCCGCAAACCATTTCGACCACACCTCCCGCCCTGCTACCGGTGAGTGGGAATGCTAAGTTCAATGCCTCCGCTCAGCAGCAG AACCTCTCGGGAGCAGCTGCGGCCAGtgccaagaagaaggcaaGTGCGTCGGCTGCATCGAgcgccggaacggaacaggaTGCCAGCAAACGAGCCGGTGCTTCGGCCCAGTCTCAAttctaccatcatcatgcagccATGTACGGTGAAGACGATATCAACGATGTGGCCGCCATGGGTGGCGTCAATCTGGCGGAAGAAACGCAGCGTATTCTAGGTTCGACCGAGTTCGTCGGAACGCAGATTCGATCGTGCAAGGACGAGGTGTTTCTCCATCTGCCGGCGCTTCAGTCACGCATACGGAACATCATTGCCCGCCATGGATTGGAGGAACCGAGTAATGAGGTCGCTGTACTGATATCGCACGCCTGTCAGGAGCGTCTAAAAAACGTTGTTGAAAAGCTAGCGATCATAGCCGAACATCGGATAGATATTATCAAG GTTGATCCACGGTATGAAGTGACGAAGGATGTGCGGGGACAGATCAAATTTCTGGAAGAGTTAGATAAGGCGGAACAAAAGCGTCACGAAGAGCAAGAGCGCGAGATGCTGATGCGTGCTGCCAAATCTCGTTCTAAAACCGAGGATCCAGAACAGGCGAAATTGAAGGCTAAG GCGAAGGAAATGCAAAGAGCCGAGATGGAGGAACTACGTCAACGGGACGCTAATCTGACTGCACTTCAAGCCATTGGACCGAGGAAGAAACCGAAGCTAGAAGAAGGCTCTTCCACATCCGCCACT CCCGGTGCATCTGGTATTGGGTCTTTAAGTGGGAAGGCGCCGACTCCGCTGCGGCCTCGAATCAAGCGGGTTAATCTGCGTGATATGCTGTTCTACATGGAGCAGGAACGGGAAAGCTGTAGGAGTCAGATGCTTTACAAAGCCTACCTCAAGTGA
- the LOC125957195 gene encoding transcription initiation factor TFIID subunit 4-like isoform X1: MASANNFLEEALKSAVDESAVNAIVGTLENQLDVNTNLVQQVGSVGKSETGAGTGESGVKIQSSAKHETAAASPKRDLVGGLANGEKIVVSNNNTITANNNTASKSVLPKPPPRNNSGSVVIAGGGARGGGNINIISQQIVVPPPPFNVPPTSQKQLQTSSNMPKNEPVKLVYPANMNNNRVTLTPGLSNGTITVSQPQPQSGNGGVSGPPTPTLIIKNQQTNAVMNPGTPGIVTVSKPMNNQATPNIVGLPGVQIVNVRPGAQPTQAQQKTVAAVSPRVVIGSQPIVSTRPPNASAITLSALQGQQGSTLLLKNEQGQFQLLRIGPAPTGTQITPASLTPSSTNQTIRLQTVPATHASGTGTIIVSSHSGTTTQTNYISTQPTPVASVAPVPALAAQQNITITHTSASPATVLSTQQQPQQQPQQQQQQHSSTGSVGGQQTSQQQQQQPTVVVTTTPAVTQQRNSLDNTKEKCSKFLTNLIELSKREPTKVEQNVRTLIQELVDANVDPAEFCERLERLLNASPQPCLIGFLKKSLPLLRQSLVTKEITIEGINPPSAAVAFAGTALSSIPAQIRPVAPTIVSQGSMIGQTQIRMLTTQSGVTTLPRIGQTTIRPAAPIRIQTPLQQQSTVASGGTTIVGQPRTTTLTAQQIRPNVTTIGHTTIVQTAGQQLPQTISTTPPALLPIRTPSGTSITRSGTTLQIRTTTPITSRTLTSIGGTTVTTTGKQILQSQSVNQIRGQTPVASVAAVAAAAAAAASGSSATQVKQVTAITGGGNVVVSLNQNPPPMQPVSGLGGGSSQGGSLMVSGTQAMPALTLTSAASAAGFGVSGGVVSGVKTASAVSSAIVLNSSSTVSTTAASASIGSGTAVSAGLPTASGTTLATPGLTTIKTITAKSQNLSGAAAASAKKKASASAASSAGTEQDASKRAGASAQSQFYHHHAAMYGEDDINDVAAMGGVNLAEETQRILGSTEFVGTQIRSCKDEVFLHLPALQSRIRNIIARHGLEEPSNEVAVLISHACQERLKNVVEKLAIIAEHRIDIIKVDPRYEVTKDVRGQIKFLEELDKAEQKRHEEQEREMLMRAAKSRSKTEDPEQAKLKAKAKEMQRAEMEELRQRDANLTALQAIGPRKKPKLEEGSSTSATPGASGIGSLSGKAPTPLRPRIKRVNLRDMLFYMEQERESCRSQMLYKAYLK, encoded by the exons ATGGCGTCCGCCAACAATTTTTTAGAAGAAGCCCTGAAATCTGCGGTCGATGAATCTGCGGTGAACGCGATCGTGGGAACGCTCGAAAACCAGCTGGATGTCAACACGAATCTAGTGCAACAAGTCGGGAGTGTCGGGAAATCGGAAACGGGTGCGGGAACGGGCGAGAGTGGCGTGAAAATCCAGTCCAGTGCAAAACACGAGACCGCGGCGGCGTCGCCCAAGCGAGATCTCGTCGGTGGCCTCGCGAACGGTGAAAAAATAGTGGTGTCCAACAACAATACCATCACGGCGAATAACAACACCGCGAGCAAAAGTGTCCTGCCAAAGCCGCCGCCACGGAATAATTCGGGTTCGGTCGTGATAGCGGGTGGGGGAGCGCGGGGAGGCGGAAatatcaacatcatcagccaACAAATCGTGGTGCCTCCTCCGCCGTTTAACGTTCCTCCCACCAGTCAGAAGCAGCTGCAGACGTCTTCGAATATGCCAAAGAATGAGCCCGTGAAGTTGGTGTATCCCGCGAATATGAACAACAACCGCGTTACGCTGACTCCCGGGCTGTCGAACGGCACGATCACGGtttcgcagccgcagccgcagtcgGGAAACGGCGGAGTTTCGGgaccgccgacgccgacgctgATCATcaaaaaccagcaaaccaacgCCGTCATGAACCCGGGAACGCCGGGCATCGTGACGGTTTCCAAGCCGATGAACAATCAG GCAACACCAAACATTGTCGGTTTACCTGGTGTACAAATTGTAAATGTTAGACCTGGCGCACAACCCACACAAGCACAGCAAAAAACTGTTGCCGCTGTATCACCTAGAGTTGTCATTGGTAGCCAGCCAATAGTTAGTACTAGACCACCAAACGCAAGCGCT ATCACATTAAGTGCCCTTCAAGGACAGCAAGGCTCAACGTTACTGCTAAAGAATGAGCAGGGTCAGTTCCAGTTGCTTCGGATTGGACCGGCCCCAACCGGGACCCAAATCACGCCTGCCAGTCTGACGCCGTCGTCCACGAACCAAACGATACGATTGCAAACAGTACCAGCT ACCCATGCATCTGGTACGGGAACGATCATTGTGAGTTCACATTCAGGTACGACAACGCAGACGAACTATATCTCAACACAGCCCACACCGGTCGCTTCGGTAGCACCGGTGCCGGCGCTAGCTGCACAGCAGAATATCACCATTACGCATACATCGGCGTCGCCAGCGACAGTGTTGAGcactcaacaacaaccacaacaacaaccacaacaacagcagcaacaacatagcTCCACGGGGAGTGTGGGTGGTCAACAGacgtcccagcagcagcaacaacaacctacGGTTGTGGTTACAACGACACCCGCCGTAACCCAGCAGCGAAACTCCTTAGATAATACCAAAGAAAAGTGCAGCAAATTTCTGACGAATCTAATCGAGCTGTCAAAGCGTGAACCGACCAAGGTGGAACAAAATGTGCGTACGCTGATACAGGAGCTGGTTGATGCAAACGTGGATCCGGCGGAATTTTGTGAACGTCTCGAGCGGTTACTCAACGCCAGTCCGCAACCatgtttgattggttttttaAAG AAAAGTCTACCACTGCTTCGGCAATCGCTAGTAACTAAAGAGATAACCATCGAAGGTATCAACCCACCCTCTGCAGCAGTTGCTTTCGCCGGTACCGCCTTATCCTCCATTCCT GCCCAAATTCGTCCTGTTGCGCCGACGATTGTTTCGCAAGGCAGTATGATCGGTCAAACACAGATCCGCATGTTAACCACACAATCTGGCGTGACAACACTGCCACGGATCGGCCAAACCACGATCCGGCCTGCGGCTCCGATCCGAATACAAACACcactgcagcaacagtcgACGGTAGCGTCAGGCGGAACAACTATTGTAGGACAACCGCGTACCACTACACTCACTGCGCAACAGATACGACCAAACGTGACAACGATCGGCCACACGACGATCGTGCAGACGGCGGGCCAGCAGCTTCCGCAAACCATTTCGACCACACCTCCCGCCCTGCTACCG ATTCGCACTCCTTCCGGTACATCGATAACGCGAAGCGGCACCACGCTTCAGATACGCACCACTACACCCATCACGTCGCGCACGTTAACGTCGATCGGTGGGACGACGGTGACTACGACGGGCAAACAGATCCTTCAGTCGCAATCAGTCAATCAGATCCGTGGCCAGACGCCGGTCGCTTCGGTAGCGGCcgtggctgcagcagctgcggccgctgcctcGGGATCTTCGGCAACACAGGTTAAGCAAGTGACAGCAATTACCGGCGGTGGGAATGTAGTGGTTAGTCTGAACCAGAATCCGCCCCCGATGCAGCCAGTGTCCGGCCTCGGTGGTGGGAGCAGTCAAGGAGGATCGTTGATGGTCAGCGGGACACAAGCCATGCCAGCCTTGACTCTAACGTCCGCCGCCAGTGCCGCCGGGTTCGGTGTGAGTGGCGGCGTTGTCTCTGGCGTCAAGACTGCATCCGCTGTATCGTCGGCGATCGTTCTTAACTCCTCATCCACAGTCTCGACCACGGCAGCGTCAGCTTCGATCGGTAGTGGTACGGCAGTATCCGCCGGATTGCCAACTGCTAGCGGGACAACACTAGCAACGCCCGGCCTTACGACTATTAAAACTATTACCGCTAAATCGCAGAACCTCTCGGGAGCAGCTGCGGCCAGtgccaagaagaaggcaaGTGCGTCGGCTGCATCGAgcgccggaacggaacaggaTGCCAGCAAACGAGCCGGTGCTTCGGCCCAGTCTCAAttctaccatcatcatgcagccATGTACGGTGAAGACGATATCAACGATGTGGCCGCCATGGGTGGCGTCAATCTGGCGGAAGAAACGCAGCGTATTCTAGGTTCGACCGAGTTCGTCGGAACGCAGATTCGATCGTGCAAGGACGAGGTGTTTCTCCATCTGCCGGCGCTTCAGTCACGCATACGGAACATCATTGCCCGCCATGGATTGGAGGAACCGAGTAATGAGGTCGCTGTACTGATATCGCACGCCTGTCAGGAGCGTCTAAAAAACGTTGTTGAAAAGCTAGCGATCATAGCCGAACATCGGATAGATATTATCAAG GTTGATCCACGGTATGAAGTGACGAAGGATGTGCGGGGACAGATCAAATTTCTGGAAGAGTTAGATAAGGCGGAACAAAAGCGTCACGAAGAGCAAGAGCGCGAGATGCTGATGCGTGCTGCCAAATCTCGTTCTAAAACCGAGGATCCAGAACAGGCGAAATTGAAGGCTAAG GCGAAGGAAATGCAAAGAGCCGAGATGGAGGAACTACGTCAACGGGACGCTAATCTGACTGCACTTCAAGCCATTGGACCGAGGAAGAAACCGAAGCTAGAAGAAGGCTCTTCCACATCCGCCACT CCCGGTGCATCTGGTATTGGGTCTTTAAGTGGGAAGGCGCCGACTCCGCTGCGGCCTCGAATCAAGCGGGTTAATCTGCGTGATATGCTGTTCTACATGGAGCAGGAACGGGAAAGCTGTAGGAGTCAGATGCTTTACAAAGCCTACCTCAAGTGA
- the LOC125957195 gene encoding transcription initiation factor TFIID subunit 4-like isoform X4, whose translation MASANNFLEEALKSAVDESAVNAIVGTLENQLDVNTNLVQQVGSVGKSETGAGTGESGVKIQSSAKHETAAASPKRDLVGGLANGEKIVVSNNNTITANNNTASKSVLPKPPPRNNSGSVVIAGGGARGGGNINIISQQIVVPPPPFNVPPTSQKQLQTSSNMPKNEPVKLVYPANMNNNRVTLTPGLSNGTITVSQPQPQSGNGGVSGPPTPTLIIKNQQTNAVMNPGTPGIVTVSKPMNNQATPNIVGLPGVQIVNVRPGAQPTQAQQKTVAAVSPRVVIGSQPIVSTRPPNASAITLSALQGQQGSTLLLKNEQGQFQLLRIGPAPTGTQITPASLTPSSTNQTIRLQTVPATHASGTGTIIVSSHSGTTTQTNYISTQPTPVASVAPVPALAAQQNITITHTSASPATVLSTQQQPQQQPQQQQQQHSSTGSVGGQQTSQQQQQQPTVVVTTTPAVTQQRNSLDNTKEKCSKFLTNLIELSKREPTKVEQNVRTLIQELVDANVDPAEFCERLERLLNASPQPCLIGFLKKSLPLLRQSLVTKEITIEGINPPSAAVAFAGTALSSIPAQIRPVAPTIVSQGSMIGQTQIRMLTTQSGVTTLPRIGQTTIRPAAPIRIQTPLQQQSTVASGGTTIVGQPRTTTLTAQQIRPNVTTIGHTTIVQTAGQQLPQTISTTPPALLPNLSGAAAASAKKKASASAASSAGTEQDASKRAGASAQSQFYHHHAAMYGEDDINDVAAMGGVNLAEETQRILGSTEFVGTQIRSCKDEVFLHLPALQSRIRNIIARHGLEEPSNEVAVLISHACQERLKNVVEKLAIIAEHRIDIIKVDPRYEVTKDVRGQIKFLEELDKAEQKRHEEQEREMLMRAAKSRSKTEDPEQAKLKAKAKEMQRAEMEELRQRDANLTALQAIGPRKKPKLEEGSSTSATPGASGIGSLSGKAPTPLRPRIKRVNLRDMLFYMEQERESCRSQMLYKAYLK comes from the exons ATGGCGTCCGCCAACAATTTTTTAGAAGAAGCCCTGAAATCTGCGGTCGATGAATCTGCGGTGAACGCGATCGTGGGAACGCTCGAAAACCAGCTGGATGTCAACACGAATCTAGTGCAACAAGTCGGGAGTGTCGGGAAATCGGAAACGGGTGCGGGAACGGGCGAGAGTGGCGTGAAAATCCAGTCCAGTGCAAAACACGAGACCGCGGCGGCGTCGCCCAAGCGAGATCTCGTCGGTGGCCTCGCGAACGGTGAAAAAATAGTGGTGTCCAACAACAATACCATCACGGCGAATAACAACACCGCGAGCAAAAGTGTCCTGCCAAAGCCGCCGCCACGGAATAATTCGGGTTCGGTCGTGATAGCGGGTGGGGGAGCGCGGGGAGGCGGAAatatcaacatcatcagccaACAAATCGTGGTGCCTCCTCCGCCGTTTAACGTTCCTCCCACCAGTCAGAAGCAGCTGCAGACGTCTTCGAATATGCCAAAGAATGAGCCCGTGAAGTTGGTGTATCCCGCGAATATGAACAACAACCGCGTTACGCTGACTCCCGGGCTGTCGAACGGCACGATCACGGtttcgcagccgcagccgcagtcgGGAAACGGCGGAGTTTCGGgaccgccgacgccgacgctgATCATcaaaaaccagcaaaccaacgCCGTCATGAACCCGGGAACGCCGGGCATCGTGACGGTTTCCAAGCCGATGAACAATCAG GCAACACCAAACATTGTCGGTTTACCTGGTGTACAAATTGTAAATGTTAGACCTGGCGCACAACCCACACAAGCACAGCAAAAAACTGTTGCCGCTGTATCACCTAGAGTTGTCATTGGTAGCCAGCCAATAGTTAGTACTAGACCACCAAACGCAAGCGCT ATCACATTAAGTGCCCTTCAAGGACAGCAAGGCTCAACGTTACTGCTAAAGAATGAGCAGGGTCAGTTCCAGTTGCTTCGGATTGGACCGGCCCCAACCGGGACCCAAATCACGCCTGCCAGTCTGACGCCGTCGTCCACGAACCAAACGATACGATTGCAAACAGTACCAGCT ACCCATGCATCTGGTACGGGAACGATCATTGTGAGTTCACATTCAGGTACGACAACGCAGACGAACTATATCTCAACACAGCCCACACCGGTCGCTTCGGTAGCACCGGTGCCGGCGCTAGCTGCACAGCAGAATATCACCATTACGCATACATCGGCGTCGCCAGCGACAGTGTTGAGcactcaacaacaaccacaacaacaaccacaacaacagcagcaacaacatagcTCCACGGGGAGTGTGGGTGGTCAACAGacgtcccagcagcagcaacaacaacctacGGTTGTGGTTACAACGACACCCGCCGTAACCCAGCAGCGAAACTCCTTAGATAATACCAAAGAAAAGTGCAGCAAATTTCTGACGAATCTAATCGAGCTGTCAAAGCGTGAACCGACCAAGGTGGAACAAAATGTGCGTACGCTGATACAGGAGCTGGTTGATGCAAACGTGGATCCGGCGGAATTTTGTGAACGTCTCGAGCGGTTACTCAACGCCAGTCCGCAACCatgtttgattggttttttaAAG AAAAGTCTACCACTGCTTCGGCAATCGCTAGTAACTAAAGAGATAACCATCGAAGGTATCAACCCACCCTCTGCAGCAGTTGCTTTCGCCGGTACCGCCTTATCCTCCATTCCT GCCCAAATTCGTCCTGTTGCGCCGACGATTGTTTCGCAAGGCAGTATGATCGGTCAAACACAGATCCGCATGTTAACCACACAATCTGGCGTGACAACACTGCCACGGATCGGCCAAACCACGATCCGGCCTGCGGCTCCGATCCGAATACAAACACcactgcagcaacagtcgACGGTAGCGTCAGGCGGAACAACTATTGTAGGACAACCGCGTACCACTACACTCACTGCGCAACAGATACGACCAAACGTGACAACGATCGGCCACACGACGATCGTGCAGACGGCGGGCCAGCAGCTTCCGCAAACCATTTCGACCACACCTCCCGCCCTGCTACCG AACCTCTCGGGAGCAGCTGCGGCCAGtgccaagaagaaggcaaGTGCGTCGGCTGCATCGAgcgccggaacggaacaggaTGCCAGCAAACGAGCCGGTGCTTCGGCCCAGTCTCAAttctaccatcatcatgcagccATGTACGGTGAAGACGATATCAACGATGTGGCCGCCATGGGTGGCGTCAATCTGGCGGAAGAAACGCAGCGTATTCTAGGTTCGACCGAGTTCGTCGGAACGCAGATTCGATCGTGCAAGGACGAGGTGTTTCTCCATCTGCCGGCGCTTCAGTCACGCATACGGAACATCATTGCCCGCCATGGATTGGAGGAACCGAGTAATGAGGTCGCTGTACTGATATCGCACGCCTGTCAGGAGCGTCTAAAAAACGTTGTTGAAAAGCTAGCGATCATAGCCGAACATCGGATAGATATTATCAAG GTTGATCCACGGTATGAAGTGACGAAGGATGTGCGGGGACAGATCAAATTTCTGGAAGAGTTAGATAAGGCGGAACAAAAGCGTCACGAAGAGCAAGAGCGCGAGATGCTGATGCGTGCTGCCAAATCTCGTTCTAAAACCGAGGATCCAGAACAGGCGAAATTGAAGGCTAAG GCGAAGGAAATGCAAAGAGCCGAGATGGAGGAACTACGTCAACGGGACGCTAATCTGACTGCACTTCAAGCCATTGGACCGAGGAAGAAACCGAAGCTAGAAGAAGGCTCTTCCACATCCGCCACT CCCGGTGCATCTGGTATTGGGTCTTTAAGTGGGAAGGCGCCGACTCCGCTGCGGCCTCGAATCAAGCGGGTTAATCTGCGTGATATGCTGTTCTACATGGAGCAGGAACGGGAAAGCTGTAGGAGTCAGATGCTTTACAAAGCCTACCTCAAGTGA